A portion of the Jaculus jaculus isolate mJacJac1 chromosome 5, mJacJac1.mat.Y.cur, whole genome shotgun sequence genome contains these proteins:
- the Crygs gene encoding gamma-crystallin S produces the protein MSKTGTKISFYEDRNFQGRHYDCDGDCADFHSYLSRCNSIRVEGGTWAVYERPNFAGHMYILAQGEYPEYQRWMGLNDRLGSCRAVHLSSGGQYKIQIFEKGDFNGQMFETTEDCPSTMEQFHMREVHSCKVLEGVWIFYELPNYRGRQYLLDKKEYRKPIDWGAASPAIQSFRRIVE, from the exons ATGTCTAAAACTGGAACCAAG ATTAGTTTCTATGAAGACAGAAATTTTCAAGGCCGCCACTATGACTGTGATGGAGACTGTGCAGACTTCCATTCATACCTGAGCCGCTGCAACTCCATCAGAGTGGAAGGAGGGACCTGGGCTGTGTACGAAAGGCCCAACTTTGCTGGGCACATGTATATCTTAGCTCAGGGAGAGTACCCTGAGTACCAGCGTTGGATGGGCCTCAACGACCGCCTGGGCTCCTGCAGAGCCGTTCATCTG TCTAGTGGAGGCCAGTACAAGATCCAGATCTTTGAGAAAGGGGACTTTAATGGTCAGATGTTTGAAACCACGGAAGATTGCCCTTCCACCATGGAGCAATTCCACATGCGAGAGGTTCACTCCTGTAAGGTGTTGGAAGGTGTCTGGATTTTCTATGAGCTACCCAACTACCGTGGCAGACAGTATCTCCTGGACAAGAAGGAGTACCGGAAGCCCATTGATTGGGGTGCAGCTTCCCCCGCTATCCAGTCTTTCCGCCGCATTGTGGAGTGA